In one Armatimonadota bacterium genomic region, the following are encoded:
- a CDS encoding BMP family protein — MRHRAWVLLVLIATLPVALPAGVPVAGAPTRPRLAMILPGTIHDADFNAVGYQALKEVETTTGVQTAHSEQVAVADAERVAREYLAAGYRIVAFHGGQYLTIVQKLATQFPDAVFIAESAGQVPGLPPNVWNIGRKFYEGFYVLGVLAAQATATNKVGYIAGIRLPDFIGSLNAIFQAFQKYNPRAEVLYVFVGDQNDPVKARQAAESQIAAGADFIIVSVNLGTVGIIEAARAARRPVLLTTFYTDKRSFAPQHFTTSLLFNFAKPYVDITRQILRGKTGGYYEMRPGAGMSLLPPRNVPPEVARRVMQVFQAVVRREERIEEIADRIVEPRR; from the coding sequence ATGCGACACCGAGCCTGGGTGCTGCTCGTGCTCATCGCGACGCTGCCGGTGGCCCTGCCGGCGGGCGTGCCGGTGGCCGGTGCGCCCACCCGTCCGCGCCTGGCCATGATCCTGCCGGGGACGATCCACGACGCGGACTTCAACGCCGTCGGCTACCAGGCCCTCAAAGAGGTGGAGACCACGACGGGCGTGCAGACCGCCCACTCCGAGCAGGTGGCCGTGGCCGACGCCGAGCGGGTGGCCCGCGAGTACCTGGCGGCCGGCTACCGGATCGTGGCCTTCCACGGCGGGCAGTACCTGACCATCGTCCAGAAGCTGGCCACCCAGTTCCCGGACGCCGTCTTCATCGCCGAATCGGCGGGCCAGGTCCCCGGGCTGCCGCCCAACGTCTGGAACATCGGCCGCAAGTTCTACGAGGGCTTCTACGTGCTCGGCGTGCTGGCCGCCCAGGCCACCGCCACCAACAAGGTCGGCTACATCGCCGGGATCCGGCTACCCGACTTCATCGGCTCGCTCAACGCCATCTTCCAGGCCTTCCAGAAGTACAACCCGCGGGCCGAGGTGCTCTACGTCTTCGTCGGCGACCAGAACGATCCGGTCAAGGCCCGCCAGGCCGCGGAGTCGCAGATCGCCGCGGGGGCGGACTTCATCATCGTCAGCGTGAACCTGGGCACGGTGGGCATCATCGAGGCGGCCCGGGCCGCCCGCCGTCCCGTGCTGCTGACGACCTTCTACACCGACAAGCGCAGCTTCGCGCCCCAGCACTTCACGACCTCGCTGCTGTTCAACTTCGCCAAGCCCTACGTGGACATCACCCGACAGATCCTCCGCGGGAAGACCGGCGGGTACTACGAGATGCGCCCGGGGGCGGGGATGAGCCTCCTGCCGCCGCGCAACGTCCCGCCCGAGGTGGCCCGGCGGGTGATGCAGGTCTTCCAGGCCGTGGTGCGCCGGGAGGAGCGGATCGAGGAGATCGCCGACCGCATCGTCGAGCCCCGGCGCTAG
- a CDS encoding sulfite exporter TauE/SafE family protein — MQAPPSHTPPPGPTRRSHRRGLAFGVGLSVGVLGGLLGLGGAEFRLPALVVLFGYGLRQAIPLNLATSLITLAVSLAARSRTLSLVPVIPYAAAVGALLVGSLAGALTGPRIAQRLSNERLRRLVVALLVLMGGLLVAESFVPGVLPALLPQEAVVWVCAGVGLGLGIGLVSSLLGVAGGELLIPTLVFGYGVDVKSAGTASVLIALPSVAAGVARWARVGGLSDRAAVRGTVVPMGLGSVLGAFAGSALARVVPAELVKLLLGLLLVTSALRAFRRAHGESVRVQGKAPAG; from the coding sequence TTGCAGGCTCCGCCCTCGCACACCCCACCTCCCGGGCCCACGCGACGGTCACACCGGCGCGGGCTGGCCTTCGGGGTCGGACTCTCCGTAGGTGTTCTGGGAGGACTTCTCGGACTGGGGGGTGCGGAGTTCCGTCTGCCAGCCCTGGTTGTCCTGTTCGGCTACGGGCTGCGGCAGGCCATCCCGCTCAATCTGGCCACGAGCCTCATCACGCTCGCCGTCTCCCTGGCGGCGCGCAGCCGAACCCTCTCGCTGGTTCCGGTGATCCCCTACGCGGCCGCTGTCGGGGCGCTCTTGGTCGGGTCCCTCGCAGGCGCCCTGACCGGCCCGCGGATCGCGCAACGCCTCAGCAACGAGCGGTTGCGGAGGCTGGTGGTGGCGTTGCTGGTGCTCATGGGAGGGCTGCTGGTGGCGGAGTCGTTCGTCCCGGGGGTGCTGCCCGCGCTTTTGCCGCAGGAAGCGGTCGTGTGGGTGTGCGCCGGAGTGGGGCTGGGGCTCGGCATCGGGTTGGTGAGCAGCCTCCTGGGGGTGGCCGGTGGAGAGCTCCTCATCCCCACCCTGGTGTTCGGGTACGGAGTTGACGTGAAGAGTGCAGGAACCGCCAGCGTCCTGATCGCCCTGCCTTCGGTAGCGGCGGGCGTTGCCCGGTGGGCTCGGGTGGGGGGACTGTCGGATCGGGCGGCCGTCCGGGGCACCGTGGTCCCCATGGGCCTCGGGTCCGTGCTGGGCGCCTTCGCCGGCAGCGCGCTCGCCCGCGTGGTCCCCGCGGAGCTGGTCAAACTCCTGTTGGGCCTGTTACTCGTGACCTCGGCCCTGCGCGCGTTCCGCCGCGCACACGGCGAGTCGGTGCGTGTCCAGGGCAAGGCGCCGGCGGGCTAG
- the modB gene encoding molybdate ABC transporter permease subunit — protein MDPAPLWISLKVASLATLVAGVAGVGLAYVIATARFPGRGLVEALTSLPLTLPPTVLGYYLLVLLGRRSPLGMWVEATVGVPLVFTWQGAVVAAAVPSLPLVVRTVRAAFTEVSPDVLEAARMDGAGWLHQFVYVLLPLARRGILAGVSLGFARALGDFGTTLMVAGNIPGRTQTLPIALYDAVQAGRGDAAGALALLLGAVAVAVLVTVGRLGERMV, from the coding sequence CTGGACCCCGCACCTCTGTGGATCTCCCTCAAGGTGGCGTCCCTGGCCACGCTGGTGGCGGGCGTGGCCGGGGTGGGGCTGGCGTACGTGATCGCCACGGCGAGGTTTCCGGGTCGTGGGCTGGTGGAAGCACTGACGTCGCTGCCGCTCACGCTGCCACCCACGGTCCTGGGATACTACCTCCTGGTGTTGCTGGGCCGGCGCAGCCCCCTCGGGATGTGGGTGGAGGCTACGGTCGGGGTGCCGCTCGTGTTCACCTGGCAGGGCGCGGTGGTGGCCGCCGCGGTCCCCTCGCTGCCCCTGGTGGTGCGCACCGTGCGCGCGGCATTCACAGAGGTGTCCCCCGATGTTCTGGAGGCCGCGCGGATGGACGGAGCGGGCTGGCTGCACCAGTTCGTCTACGTCCTGCTGCCTCTGGCCCGCAGGGGAATCCTGGCGGGCGTGTCGTTGGGCTTCGCGCGGGCCCTGGGTGATTTTGGCACCACGCTGATGGTGGCCGGCAATATCCCGGGCCGCACCCAAACCCTGCCCATCGCCCTGTACGACGCGGTTCAGGCGGGCCGAGGGGATGCCGCAGGAGCTCTCGCGCTGCTCCTGGGCGCGGTGGCGGTGGCGGTACTGGTGACGGTGGGCCGGCTCGGTGAGCGGATGGTCTGA
- the modA gene encoding molybdate ABC transporter substrate-binding protein, with product MRRGLGFLLGLVLAPGLVLAAVSRPPATAQPAQGLLVAAAADLRYAFEELAGVWRGRRAIPVTFSFGSSGQLAQQVEHGAPFDVFFSANEAFVRRLAEQGHILRDTVQLYAMGRIVLWVRRASDLDVDRGMHLLLDPRVRYVAIANPEHAPYGEAARQALVRSGLYDQVRPKLVYGENIGLTLQLVQSGNADVGVVALSLALAPPVSREGRFWLVPQGLHDPIRQAAGVAARSARRPQARAFLAFVNGPEGRPVMRRYGFMLPGEGP from the coding sequence GTGAGGCGGGGCCTGGGTTTCCTCCTGGGGTTGGTCCTGGCGCCGGGGCTGGTCCTGGCGGCGGTCAGCCGGCCTCCTGCGACCGCCCAGCCCGCACAGGGGCTGCTGGTGGCTGCTGCCGCAGACCTCCGGTACGCCTTCGAGGAGCTGGCCGGCGTCTGGCGCGGCCGCAGGGCGATCCCCGTGACGTTCTCCTTCGGGTCGTCGGGCCAGCTCGCCCAGCAGGTAGAGCACGGGGCGCCCTTCGACGTCTTCTTCTCCGCCAACGAGGCGTTCGTCCGACGGCTCGCCGAGCAGGGGCACATCCTGCGGGACACGGTCCAGCTGTACGCGATGGGACGCATCGTCCTGTGGGTGCGGCGCGCCAGCGACCTCGACGTGGACCGGGGGATGCACCTCCTCCTGGATCCCCGGGTGCGGTACGTCGCCATCGCCAACCCCGAGCACGCGCCCTACGGGGAGGCCGCCCGTCAGGCGCTCGTGCGGTCCGGCCTGTACGACCAGGTACGGCCGAAGCTGGTCTACGGGGAGAACATCGGCCTCACCCTGCAACTGGTGCAGTCCGGGAACGCGGACGTGGGGGTGGTGGCCCTGTCGCTGGCGCTGGCCCCCCCGGTCTCCCGCGAGGGCCGGTTCTGGTTGGTCCCGCAGGGGCTGCACGACCCCATCCGACAGGCCGCAGGCGTGGCGGCCCGGTCCGCTCGCCGGCCGCAGGCCCGTGCGTTCCTCGCCTTCGTGAACGGACCGGAGGGGCGGCCGGTGATGCGGCGGTACGGCTTCATGCTGCCGGGAGAGGGGCCGTAG
- a CDS encoding substrate-binding domain-containing protein, which translates to MESRVRAAREARGLSQAELARRAGLSRQALSAIEAGRYLPNTAVALRLAQGLGCAVEDLFAFPTSPTVRARLAEDSPAVRVRLGRVRERLVAWPLWGPVAPLPADGTVAHRRGRAATVALLPGRVTPEHTLFLAGCDPALRIAGTLAEAAGRVRVHWIPTGSARALEALRDGLVHVAGTHLHPPEDPEGTRTIRAALGRTPAVVVSVARWVEGMMLRPGVRVRRPEDLLARGVRVVNRERGSGSRLVFDRWLAGAGVPVDRVDGYRREVSSHLVVAEAVGGGLADAGPGVLPVARLYGLDFLPLAEQRYDLVVPQDLVDAEPVRVLMDVVAGRRFRQELAAIGGYDAACAGAVRKLEGSAG; encoded by the coding sequence GTGGAAAGCCGCGTGCGGGCGGCGCGGGAGGCGCGCGGGCTCTCCCAGGCGGAGCTGGCGCGTCGTGCGGGCCTTTCCCGGCAGGCCCTGTCGGCCATCGAAGCCGGCCGCTACCTCCCCAACACCGCGGTGGCCTTGCGGCTGGCGCAGGGCCTGGGCTGCGCCGTGGAGGACCTGTTCGCTTTCCCCACCTCCCCCACGGTCAGGGCCCGGCTGGCCGAGGACAGCCCCGCTGTCCGGGTCAGGCTGGGCCGGGTGCGGGAGAGGCTGGTGGCCTGGCCTCTGTGGGGTCCGGTGGCGCCGCTGCCGGCCGACGGCACCGTGGCGCATCGTCGGGGACGGGCGGCCACCGTGGCCCTGCTCCCCGGGCGGGTGACCCCGGAGCACACCCTGTTCCTGGCCGGCTGCGACCCGGCCCTGCGGATCGCAGGGACCCTGGCGGAGGCCGCCGGCCGGGTCCGGGTTCACTGGATCCCCACGGGCAGCGCCCGGGCCCTGGAGGCGCTCAGGGACGGGCTCGTGCACGTGGCGGGGACCCACCTGCATCCGCCCGAGGACCCGGAAGGCACCCGGACCATCCGCGCGGCCCTGGGTCGGACGCCGGCCGTGGTGGTGTCCGTGGCCCGGTGGGTGGAGGGCATGATGCTCAGGCCGGGCGTGCGGGTGCGCCGGCCCGAGGACCTGCTCGCTAGGGGGGTGCGCGTGGTGAACCGGGAGCGGGGTTCGGGCAGCCGGCTGGTGTTCGACCGCTGGCTTGCCGGCGCGGGCGTACCCGTCGACCGCGTGGACGGCTACCGCCGCGAGGTGTCGAGCCACCTGGTGGTGGCGGAGGCGGTGGGCGGAGGGCTCGCGGATGCCGGCCCCGGGGTGCTGCCGGTGGCGCGGCTATACGGTCTGGACTTTCTGCCGCTCGCGGAGCAGCGCTACGACCTGGTGGTCCCCCAGGACCTCGTGGACGCCGAGCCCGTCCGGGTCTTGATGGACGTGGTGGCGGGCCGTCGGTTCCGTCAGGAGCTGGCGGCCATCGGGGGCTACGACGCGGCGTGCGCCGGGGCCGTACGGAAGCTGGAGGGCTCCGCGGGGTGA
- a CDS encoding DUF421 domain-containing protein, with amino-acid sequence MQALLGQDASATHAYLVILTLLSADIGLSLWKQHSPRVDKLLEGIPLVIVEHGRPLQDRMERERVDVQDVLQAARSRHGLERLEEIKFAILERNGEISIIPRRHTV; translated from the coding sequence TTGCAGGCGTTGCTGGGGCAGGACGCCTCCGCCACCCACGCCTACCTGGTGATCCTCACCCTGCTGAGCGCGGACATCGGCCTGTCGCTGTGGAAGCAGCACTCGCCGCGGGTGGACAAGCTGCTGGAGGGGATTCCGCTCGTCATCGTCGAGCACGGCCGGCCCCTCCAGGACCGCATGGAGCGCGAGCGCGTGGACGTGCAGGACGTGCTCCAGGCGGCGCGCTCCCGTCACGGGCTGGAGCGGCTGGAGGAGATCAAGTTCGCCATCCTGGAGCGCAACGGGGAGATCTCCATCATCCCCCGGCGCCACACGGTCTGA
- a CDS encoding M20/M25/M40 family metallo-hydrolase: protein MGALDADPLVAAVDPARVIQLTRDMVRIPSFCREERAVADWAADTMAAMGFDEVRQREVEPGRPNVYGVIHGTEPDVPSLLFNGHLDHNMVADGWTRDPFGADLDDGWIYGIGVANMKAGNMAMLAAVEAVRRARVRPRGTLRVALVVGELQGGLGTRAAIADGIRADRFVIAEPTELGLLTMHAGVVQVRIVVHGEMRHFTTLRGRKVHAIEKAVAVLQALGPSYEPIPPGGWLTFTLKPEYAGLPQLNVGVIRGGITPQVLTWRPSLVPDYCELIVDIRIVPGQTPETVQADLERLLERLQAADPDLRAEVAPVPDHGYFPPFEVPVDSPIVQDLAHAHEEVFGTPPRIGALVPQKYAGADSAHLREAGMVGLLYGPGGKYLSVPDERVEADHVVKASQVFARLISRTWGLA from the coding sequence ATGGGCGCGCTGGACGCCGATCCCCTCGTTGCGGCGGTCGACCCGGCGCGGGTGATCCAGCTCACTCGGGACATGGTGCGCATCCCGAGCTTCTGCCGGGAGGAGCGGGCAGTGGCGGATTGGGCGGCCGACACCATGGCCGCGATGGGGTTCGACGAGGTCCGCCAGCGCGAGGTGGAACCGGGACGGCCCAATGTCTACGGGGTGATCCACGGGACTGAGCCCGACGTCCCCAGCCTCCTCTTCAACGGGCACCTGGACCACAACATGGTCGCGGATGGGTGGACGCGGGACCCGTTCGGGGCGGACCTCGACGACGGCTGGATCTATGGGATCGGTGTGGCCAACATGAAGGCGGGCAACATGGCCATGCTGGCCGCTGTGGAGGCGGTCCGCCGCGCCCGCGTCCGTCCCCGGGGGACCCTGCGGGTGGCCTTGGTGGTGGGCGAGCTCCAGGGCGGGCTGGGGACGCGGGCGGCCATCGCCGACGGCATCCGGGCCGACCGCTTCGTGATCGCCGAGCCCACCGAGCTGGGGCTGCTGACGATGCATGCCGGGGTAGTGCAGGTGCGCATCGTCGTCCACGGGGAGATGCGACACTTCACCACCCTGCGCGGCCGCAAGGTCCACGCCATCGAGAAAGCGGTGGCGGTCCTGCAGGCGCTCGGCCCCAGCTACGAGCCCATCCCGCCCGGCGGGTGGCTCACCTTCACGCTGAAACCCGAGTACGCGGGACTCCCCCAGCTCAACGTGGGCGTCATCCGTGGGGGGATCACGCCGCAGGTGCTCACCTGGCGTCCCTCCCTCGTCCCCGACTACTGTGAGCTGATCGTTGACATCCGTATCGTGCCCGGGCAGACCCCGGAGACGGTGCAGGCCGACCTGGAACGCCTGCTCGAGCGCCTGCAGGCTGCGGACCCAGACCTGCGGGCGGAGGTCGCTCCTGTCCCCGACCACGGGTACTTCCCGCCTTTCGAAGTCCCTGTGGACAGTCCCATCGTCCAGGATCTGGCCCACGCTCACGAGGAGGTGTTCGGCACTCCGCCCCGCATCGGGGCACTCGTTCCGCAGAAGTACGCGGGGGCCGACTCTGCGCACCTGCGTGAGGCGGGGATGGTGGGCCTGCTCTACGGGCCCGGCGGGAAGTACCTGAGTGTCCCCGACGAGCGGGTGGAGGCGGACCACGTCGTGAAGGCCAGCCAGGTCTTCGCCCGGCTCATCAGCCGGACGTGGGGGCTGGCCTGA
- a CDS encoding ABC transporter substrate-binding protein, translating into MTRRSWLLLAVLLLAPLTPARSAPSAGTLTWALHVPIDRLDPPASFSLATGMVVGRNLFDRLVEHDERLNIVPGLATSWSTSRDGRTWTFRLRRGVRFHDGTPFTADAVVFNVQRALDPQLRLPAGAFAWAGVRAARKVDDFTVELVTDEPLAPLLNNIADSGLGAIVSPRAVQAARDPREFVPVGTGPFKFVRWTPDGEIVMEANRDYWGGPPRLERVVVRISPVPATRVSQLEAGEADLITQVPLAEVGRLRGVRGIEVGIRPSTSWTYIALNNLKPPFTDVRVRRAFNYAVNKRLIVDRILFGVGEVADSPIGSAYRDHHSARVYEYEPATARRLFEEAGWRPGPDGFRQKDGARLAATLWVPVGRFAEGTAIAQAVASFLRGVGADVRVEEIEFATYLAEARRGPGESRIEMVMAGWGTADPDTGMRLVLHSSQWPPAGNNLAFYRNLELDALLERARTTLDPQARRALYQRAQTLVMNDAPWLFLHERREAVAWRSAVRGVRFIPSSAGLIDIRQVSVAR; encoded by the coding sequence ATGACTCGACGGTCCTGGCTGCTCCTCGCGGTCTTGCTCCTGGCTCCGCTCACGCCCGCCCGGTCGGCTCCGTCTGCGGGGACGCTGACGTGGGCGCTGCACGTTCCCATCGACCGGCTGGACCCGCCAGCCTCCTTTTCGCTCGCCACCGGGATGGTCGTGGGGCGGAACCTCTTCGACCGCCTCGTCGAGCACGACGAGCGGTTGAACATCGTCCCCGGATTGGCCACCTCTTGGTCGACATCACGGGACGGCCGGACCTGGACCTTCCGCCTGCGCCGCGGTGTCCGGTTCCACGACGGCACACCGTTCACCGCCGATGCAGTCGTCTTCAACGTCCAGCGGGCGTTGGACCCGCAGCTGCGCCTGCCGGCCGGGGCCTTTGCATGGGCGGGGGTACGCGCGGCCCGCAAGGTGGACGACTTCACGGTCGAGCTCGTCACCGACGAACCGCTCGCCCCGCTCCTCAACAACATCGCCGACAGCGGGCTCGGGGCGATCGTCAGCCCCCGCGCCGTGCAGGCGGCCCGGGATCCCCGGGAATTCGTGCCGGTCGGCACCGGCCCGTTCAAGTTCGTCCGCTGGACCCCGGATGGGGAGATCGTCATGGAAGCCAACCGGGACTACTGGGGCGGGCCACCGCGCCTGGAGCGGGTTGTGGTGCGCATCTCTCCCGTCCCAGCCACCCGCGTGAGCCAGCTCGAGGCGGGAGAAGCCGACCTGATCACGCAGGTGCCGCTCGCGGAGGTGGGACGGCTGCGGGGAGTTCGTGGGATCGAAGTCGGCATTCGTCCATCGACCTCCTGGACCTACATCGCCCTCAACAACCTCAAGCCGCCCTTCACCGACGTGCGCGTCCGCCGGGCCTTCAACTACGCCGTGAACAAGCGGTTGATCGTGGACCGGATCCTCTTCGGGGTGGGAGAGGTGGCGGACTCGCCCATCGGGTCGGCCTACCGGGACCACCACAGCGCCCGGGTCTACGAGTACGAGCCGGCCACGGCTCGCCGCCTCTTCGAGGAGGCGGGGTGGCGGCCGGGGCCCGACGGGTTCCGCCAGAAGGACGGGGCGCGCCTGGCGGCGACCCTGTGGGTGCCCGTCGGTCGGTTTGCCGAGGGGACGGCGATAGCGCAGGCCGTGGCGTCGTTCCTGCGCGGGGTGGGCGCCGACGTGCGGGTGGAAGAGATCGAGTTCGCCACCTATCTTGCCGAGGCGCGGCGGGGACCGGGGGAGAGCCGCATCGAGATGGTCATGGCCGGGTGGGGGACCGCCGACCCCGACACCGGGATGCGGCTGGTGCTGCACTCCAGCCAGTGGCCGCCGGCGGGGAACAACCTGGCGTTCTACCGGAACCTCGAGCTGGACGCGCTCCTCGAGCGGGCCCGGACGACGCTGGATCCCCAGGCCCGCCGGGCGCTGTACCAGCGCGCCCAGACTCTGGTGATGAACGACGCGCCCTGGCTCTTCCTCCACGAACGCCGTGAGGCCGTGGCCTGGCGCTCGGCCGTCCGGGGGGTGCGCTTCATCCCCAGTTCCGCCGGGCTGATTGACATCCGCCAGGTTTCGGTCGCGCGGTGA
- a CDS encoding ABC transporter permease, giving the protein MARDRGGLVGLLLCTAIVVVAVVGPWVVRSDPLRVNLERAFASPGTFGLFGADHLGRDLAARLVWGARTSLLSGAGALAIGLAVGVPTGLVAGYRRGTVDEVVMALLEVLMAFPGILLAILAVAVLGASRTTVVVAVGLVSAPLLARVVRGTTLALREAEYVLAARALGVGERRILWRHILPGCLSPLIVLSVLRLGTAIVTVAGLGFLGLGGDPAVPEWGAMLSEGLGYLRRAPHLALLPGVAILLTVLSVNLFGDALNDALNPRLRLRAGPPPW; this is encoded by the coding sequence TTGGCCCGTGACCGGGGCGGACTCGTCGGCCTGCTGCTCTGTACCGCTATCGTTGTCGTAGCGGTCGTCGGGCCCTGGGTGGTGCGGAGTGACCCGCTCCGGGTGAACCTCGAACGCGCCTTCGCGTCTCCGGGTACCTTCGGCTTGTTCGGTGCCGACCACCTGGGCCGTGACCTGGCTGCCCGCTTGGTCTGGGGCGCACGGACATCGCTGCTAAGTGGAGCGGGCGCGCTGGCGATCGGGCTCGCCGTGGGCGTTCCCACAGGGCTGGTGGCCGGCTACCGGCGGGGGACAGTGGACGAGGTTGTCATGGCGCTTCTGGAGGTGCTCATGGCTTTTCCCGGCATCCTACTGGCCATCCTGGCCGTGGCAGTGCTGGGGGCGAGCCGCACGACGGTCGTCGTCGCCGTCGGCCTAGTGTCAGCCCCGCTCCTGGCGCGTGTCGTGCGCGGGACGACGCTGGCTCTGCGTGAGGCGGAGTACGTCCTGGCGGCGCGCGCCCTCGGCGTCGGAGAACGGCGAATCCTCTGGCGCCACATCCTGCCGGGTTGCCTCTCGCCGTTGATCGTCCTCTCCGTCTTGCGCCTGGGCACGGCGATCGTGACCGTTGCCGGTCTTGGCTTCCTGGGGCTGGGAGGCGATCCGGCGGTTCCCGAGTGGGGGGCGATGTTGAGCGAGGGGTTGGGTTATCTCCGCCGCGCCCCCCACCTCGCCTTGCTACCCGGCGTGGCCATCCTGCTCACCGTGCTCAGCGTCAACCTCTTCGGCGATGCCCTCAACGACGCGCTCAATCCCCGGCTCCGCCTGCGCGCAGGCCCACCGCCGTGGTAG
- a CDS encoding ABC transporter permease has protein sequence MWTFLLIRSARAAAVLLGLSIVVFMSVRLIPGDPALVFAGDYASPAVVAQVRERFGLDRPWVVQYVVFVRRALAGDLGASVRTGQPVIAEIAPRYARTIVLAAAATLISLLVGLPLGVLAAVRRGGWVDRASIALALLGVSAPTFVVAVLLQYVLAVRLGWLPVTGGGSLRHLVLPAVSLGVFPIAAIARLVRAGLLEVLGEDYIRTARAKGLPEAVVLVRHALRPALIPTATVVAVQFGTMLGAAVFAEAVFAWPGLGRYLVQAVSARDYPVVQAAVLALGATYILANLAVDLLYRWLDPRIA, from the coding sequence GTGTGGACTTTCCTCCTCATCCGCTCCGCACGCGCGGCTGCTGTTCTGCTCGGCCTGTCGATTGTCGTCTTCATGAGTGTGCGGCTCATCCCGGGAGACCCGGCCCTCGTCTTTGCGGGAGACTACGCCAGTCCGGCCGTAGTCGCGCAGGTGCGGGAGCGCTTCGGGCTCGACCGTCCCTGGGTGGTGCAGTACGTCGTGTTCGTGCGCCGTGCCCTGGCGGGCGACCTGGGCGCCTCTGTCCGGACCGGCCAGCCGGTCATAGCCGAGATCGCTCCCCGCTACGCCCGGACGATCGTGCTCGCAGCCGCCGCCACCCTCATCAGCTTACTGGTGGGCCTGCCGCTAGGGGTCCTGGCGGCTGTGCGCCGGGGTGGATGGGTCGACCGGGCGTCGATTGCCCTGGCTCTGCTGGGCGTCTCGGCGCCCACATTCGTCGTGGCTGTCCTCCTGCAGTACGTGCTGGCGGTGCGGCTGGGCTGGCTCCCTGTGACGGGCGGAGGGAGCCTGCGACACCTCGTCCTGCCGGCCGTCAGCCTGGGGGTCTTCCCGATCGCGGCGATCGCCCGCCTCGTCCGTGCCGGGCTCCTTGAGGTGCTGGGTGAGGACTACATCCGTACCGCGCGCGCTAAGGGGCTCCCTGAGGCGGTGGTGTTGGTCCGCCATGCCCTGCGACCCGCCCTCATCCCTACTGCCACGGTCGTCGCGGTGCAATTCGGGACGATGCTTGGGGCAGCGGTCTTCGCGGAAGCGGTCTTTGCCTGGCCCGGACTGGGGCGCTACCTGGTGCAGGCGGTGAGTGCCCGGGACTACCCCGTGGTCCAGGCGGCGGTGCTCGCCCTGGGGGCGACCTACATCCTGGCGAACCTGGCGGTTGACCTCCTCTACCGATGGCTGGATCCCCGGATCGCATGA
- the smpB gene encoding SsrA-binding protein SmpB, with protein sequence MPNVERMVAVNRRAHHDYHIEETLEGGLVLTGTEVKALRAGRASLQEAFAKVEGGEVWIHRMHIPPYEAGNIFNHDPLRPRKVLLHRREIERLRARVEQRGYTLIPLRLYFTRGLAKVELGVARGKRAYDKREAIAAREAARQIARALKARRRR encoded by the coding sequence ATCCCCAACGTCGAGCGCATGGTGGCCGTGAACCGCCGCGCCCACCACGACTACCATATTGAGGAGACCCTGGAGGGGGGCCTCGTCCTCACCGGCACCGAGGTGAAGGCGCTGCGCGCCGGCCGGGCCAGCCTGCAGGAGGCCTTCGCGAAGGTGGAGGGCGGCGAGGTGTGGATCCACCGCATGCACATCCCGCCCTACGAAGCCGGGAACATCTTCAACCACGACCCGCTGCGCCCGCGCAAGGTGCTGCTGCACCGGCGGGAGATCGAGCGCCTGCGCGCACGGGTGGAGCAGCGCGGCTACACGCTGATCCCGTTGCGGTTGTACTTCACCCGCGGTCTGGCCAAGGTGGAGCTGGGCGTGGCACGGGGGAAGCGCGCCTACGACAAGCGCGAGGCCATCGCCGCCCGCGAGGCCGCCCGGCAGATCGCCAGGGCCCTCAAAGCGCGCCGCCGGCGCTAA
- a CDS encoding PaaI family thioesterase, whose protein sequence is MGERAEPQRVEARQCFICGPDNPIGLRLRFHEDGAGIAADFVPSEAFVGYNGLVHGGVVAAVMDDAMANVWAHRGQPAVTVHLSVKFRRPVRPGQRLRVFAVALSARRGASQRVRAVVSHGDQVVAEGEGIVLVGERARLGANAP, encoded by the coding sequence ATGGGCGAGCGGGCGGAACCGCAGCGCGTGGAGGCCCGGCAGTGCTTCATCTGCGGGCCGGACAACCCCATCGGCCTGCGCCTGCGCTTCCACGAGGACGGGGCGGGCATCGCCGCGGACTTCGTCCCCTCCGAGGCCTTTGTCGGCTACAACGGGCTCGTCCACGGCGGGGTGGTGGCCGCCGTGATGGACGACGCCATGGCCAACGTCTGGGCCCACCGGGGGCAGCCCGCCGTGACGGTGCACCTGTCGGTGAAGTTCCGCCGGCCGGTGCGGCCCGGCCAGCGCCTGCGCGTCTTCGCCGTGGCGCTGAGCGCCCGGCGCGGGGCCAGCCAGCGGGTGCGGGCGGTGGTGTCGCACGGTGACCAGGTGGTGGCCGAGGGCGAGGGGATCGTGCTGGTGGGTGAGCGGGCCCGCCTGGGGGCGAACGCGCCGTGA